One genomic window of Maribacter aquivivus includes the following:
- a CDS encoding LacI family DNA-binding transcriptional regulator has protein sequence MNKKRTTLKDIANVLGISAAAVSKALNDDARISVKTKKAVKQVAKELNYQPNHLASALRKGKSKLVGVIVPRTNSHFFSSVVESMEGVLNKAGYNIIITQSNESFKKECNNIDTLLYLQVDGIIASMANETVDLSYYEKIKSNGIPLILFDRGENDLNVDYVGINDYASSHMIIEHLVAQGCKRIAHIGGYRRTRIFNNRIRGYIDAIKKHDLPHDDELLIESSLTLEDGRQQIEKLLSLKNRPDAVYVASDYAALGALQVLKEKNIKVPEEIKLVGFGNEPFTSLVTPSITSISQHSYKIGKLAADTFLSYVEKDAVKQSLNKIILDSELIIRDSSK, from the coding sequence TTGAATAAAAAAAGAACAACTTTAAAAGACATTGCAAATGTTTTAGGTATTTCAGCTGCAGCTGTTTCCAAAGCTTTAAATGATGATGCGCGTATAAGTGTAAAAACAAAAAAAGCTGTAAAGCAAGTTGCTAAAGAGTTGAACTATCAACCTAATCATTTGGCAAGTGCGCTAAGAAAAGGGAAAAGCAAATTAGTGGGCGTTATAGTACCTAGAACTAATAGCCATTTCTTCTCTTCTGTGGTTGAGAGTATGGAGGGCGTTCTTAATAAAGCCGGTTACAATATTATAATAACGCAGTCTAACGAATCATTTAAAAAAGAGTGTAATAATATAGATACACTTCTATATTTACAGGTAGATGGTATCATTGCATCGATGGCTAATGAAACTGTTGATCTTTCATATTATGAAAAAATAAAATCTAATGGAATTCCATTAATTCTGTTTGATAGGGGAGAGAATGATTTGAATGTTGATTATGTAGGTATTAATGATTATGCTAGTAGTCATATGATAATAGAGCATTTAGTAGCTCAAGGTTGTAAACGTATTGCCCATATAGGCGGATACCGTAGAACTCGAATATTTAATAACAGAATACGTGGTTATATAGATGCTATAAAAAAACACGATTTACCTCATGATGATGAGTTATTAATAGAAAGCAGCTTAACATTGGAAGATGGCAGACAACAAATTGAAAAATTATTGTCTTTAAAAAATAGACCTGATGCCGTTTATGTGGCAAGTGATTATGCTGCGTTGGGTGCTTTACAAGTTTTAAAGGAGAAAAACATCAAAGTGCCTGAAGAGATAAAATTGGTAGGTTTTGGAAATGAACCGTTTACTTCTTTGGTTACGCCTTCTATCACCAGTATTAGTCAGCATAGTTATAAAATAGGGAAACTAGCGGCAGATACTTTTTTAAGTTATGTTGAAAAAGATGCGGTGAAACAATCTCTGAATAAAATCATATTAGATTCAGAACTGATCATACGTGATTCGTCTAAATAG
- a CDS encoding RagB/SusD family nutrient uptake outer membrane protein → MKTYKYLFLLIGLTIVGCSDLEEDSITELSPDSYFSALSLTEVEGFVAGSYAHMVHRNFMSREMTQALMFRSDMMAIGRTGAQERIDHDNFTVQADNGLIAGGSNVYWPKVYQIIGAANEAIKSGLSLTDVDEADRNEVIARARFARAFAYFHLVRQFGDIPYLDDTTILSEAAVAERTPAATVYENIIADFEFAKANLPNTQSSRAIPAKSAASAYLALVYLTLEEWQKSYDEAKEIINNEGTYNLGLEPNFQDLYDAIKIDQSLEPIFVLDFTGVSDGDQGRDYQVAFTGIRSDDQYDMGGGWSVEVPALKVFTSWDDLDYRKVVTFDATAVQGDAVVPYTNFTDADGRAVNRPHVGKYTRMASKLPQQDGNGRSSHSNYMMMRYAEVLMIGAEAANELGQTSDAEMWVNRVMERSRAGGVSWANGAEVTIAPSTVPADFSGLSQDDFRTRILDERRLEFAYEMKRWYDIARRKLGNDVFGPDGLESEVSTESGVGPGPKSFDPAKDYLFPIPQSEIIINPNLTQNPGY, encoded by the coding sequence ATGAAAACATATAAATATTTATTCTTATTGATTGGATTAACAATCGTAGGATGCTCAGATTTAGAAGAAGATTCAATTACAGAATTAAGTCCTGATAGTTATTTCAGCGCCTTAAGCTTAACAGAAGTTGAAGGTTTCGTTGCTGGTTCTTACGCACATATGGTACATAGAAACTTTATGTCTAGAGAAATGACTCAGGCACTTATGTTTCGTAGCGACATGATGGCTATCGGTAGAACAGGTGCTCAAGAAAGAATTGACCATGATAACTTTACCGTTCAAGCAGATAACGGACTTATTGCTGGTGGTTCTAACGTATACTGGCCAAAAGTATATCAAATAATTGGTGCAGCTAACGAAGCAATAAAATCTGGTTTATCATTAACTGATGTTGATGAAGCAGATAGAAACGAAGTAATAGCTAGAGCTCGTTTTGCAAGAGCATTTGCTTATTTTCATTTAGTAAGACAATTTGGTGACATCCCTTATTTAGATGATACAACAATATTGTCTGAAGCTGCAGTTGCAGAAAGAACACCTGCCGCTACTGTATATGAAAATATTATTGCTGATTTCGAGTTTGCTAAAGCTAATTTACCAAACACTCAATCTTCAAGAGCTATACCTGCTAAATCAGCAGCTAGCGCTTACTTAGCATTGGTGTATTTAACATTAGAAGAATGGCAAAAATCTTATGATGAAGCAAAAGAAATCATAAATAACGAAGGAACTTATAACTTAGGTTTAGAGCCAAATTTTCAAGACTTATACGATGCTATTAAAATAGACCAGTCTTTAGAACCAATCTTTGTTTTAGATTTTACAGGTGTTTCTGACGGCGATCAAGGTAGAGATTACCAAGTAGCATTTACCGGTATTAGATCAGATGACCAATATGATATGGGAGGCGGATGGTCTGTAGAGGTTCCTGCCCTTAAAGTATTCACTTCTTGGGATGATTTAGATTACAGAAAAGTAGTTACTTTCGATGCTACTGCTGTTCAAGGTGATGCAGTTGTGCCTTATACAAATTTTACAGATGCTGATGGTAGAGCTGTAAATAGACCACATGTTGGTAAATACACTCGTATGGCAAGTAAATTACCTCAACAAGATGGTAATGGTAGATCATCACACTCTAACTATATGATGATGCGTTATGCAGAGGTATTAATGATTGGTGCTGAAGCAGCAAATGAATTAGGGCAAACTTCTGATGCTGAAATGTGGGTAAACAGAGTAATGGAAAGATCTAGAGCTGGTGGTGTTTCTTGGGCAAATGGTGCTGAAGTAACAATTGCTCCTAGTACAGTTCCTGCAGATTTTTCTGGACTTTCTCAAGATGATTTTAGAACTAGAATCTTAGATGAGCGTAGGTTAGAATTTGCTTACGAAATGAAAAGATGGTACGATATTGCTAGAAGAAAATTAGGAAATGATGTTTTTGGACCTGATGGCCTAGAGTCTGAAGTTTCAACGGAATCTGGAGTTGGACCTGGTCCAAAATCTTTTGACCCTGCCAAAGATTACTTATTCCCAATTCCTCAATCTGAAATAATAATAAACCCTAACCTAACACAAAACCCAGGGTATTAA
- a CDS encoding FadR/GntR family transcriptional regulator has translation MKLEIFTKNEHKELHNVIISNIRDLINNKNLEPGDKLPSERMLSERFEVSRSNVREAIQKLEFYGILKSKPQSGTFVADIGQVAMNGMMDDILGLEDPDFKSLVETRILLELKTVRLAAKRRTDDDLKSMELALDAFKEKVLNNEDAVQEDLLFHLAIAQACGNSTINRMMLIITPEIINNFEKYHVCDKNQSEKRLKEHQDIFDAIKEQNTQKAKQMMKNHFVELYKYCYNI, from the coding sequence ATGAAGCTAGAAATTTTTACAAAAAATGAACACAAAGAACTGCACAACGTTATAATTTCCAATATTAGAGATTTAATAAATAACAAGAATCTTGAACCAGGCGACAAATTACCCTCTGAGCGTATGCTCTCTGAAAGATTTGAAGTTAGTAGAAGTAATGTTCGTGAAGCAATTCAAAAACTAGAATTCTACGGTATTTTAAAATCGAAACCACAAAGTGGAACATTCGTAGCCGATATTGGGCAAGTAGCCATGAACGGTATGATGGATGATATTCTTGGATTAGAAGACCCTGATTTTAAATCACTGGTTGAGACAAGAATTCTGTTAGAACTAAAAACAGTTAGACTAGCAGCAAAAAGAAGAACTGATGACGATTTAAAATCAATGGAATTGGCATTAGACGCTTTCAAAGAAAAAGTATTGAATAATGAAGACGCTGTTCAAGAAGATTTACTTTTTCATTTAGCAATTGCTCAAGCATGCGGCAACAGTACCATTAATAGAATGATGTTGATTATTACGCCAGAGATCATTAACAATTTTGAAAAATATCACGTCTGCGATAAAAACCAGAGTGAAAAAAGACTTAAAGAGCATCAAGATATTTTTGATGCTATAAAAGAACAAAATACACAGAAAGCAAAACAAATGATGAAAAATCATTTTGTTGAATTGTATAAATACTGTTATAACATATAA
- a CDS encoding MFS transporter, translating to MKIKGLRWWVIALIAIATIINYIDRQSIGVLWPDIAEDLFPESSNDERKEIFATISVVFMFAYAFGQAIFGKILDWVGTRIGFAISIGVWSIATALHALAQGVLSFGFFRTILGIAEAGNWPGAAKANAEWFPTEERAFAQGLFNSGAAIGGIIAIPAIAFMTVYFSWQMIFVIVGILGLLWLIPWLILVKAPPKNHPWISDEERNYILTGQKNQDIDNDGTPDEGYNPDTSKLLKHKQSWGVIIASAAIDPIWWLFVVWIPIYLNEVYGMDVKTIGIYGWVPYVGAMLGAWFGGLFAQNRLKAGWTVDKTRKIIITIGCLIMLPSLLAMANPGGPTGAVLIMALILFGFQTAIGNVQTLPSDFFGGKTIGTLSGIAGMAAKLTAAALIYLVPWLTSGGNYTPAFVIGATMAIIALASIWLLCGKIEPLNENKLN from the coding sequence ATGAAAATTAAAGGATTAAGATGGTGGGTTATTGCTTTGATTGCAATAGCTACTATTATCAATTATATTGATCGTCAGTCTATCGGAGTTCTTTGGCCTGATATTGCAGAAGATTTATTCCCAGAAAGCTCAAATGATGAACGTAAAGAAATCTTTGCCACTATTTCAGTTGTTTTCATGTTCGCTTATGCTTTCGGACAAGCCATTTTTGGTAAAATTTTAGACTGGGTCGGCACCCGAATTGGTTTTGCTATTTCAATTGGTGTTTGGTCTATTGCGACCGCACTTCATGCACTAGCTCAAGGTGTTTTAAGTTTTGGATTTTTTAGAACAATTTTAGGAATCGCCGAAGCTGGTAACTGGCCGGGAGCTGCAAAAGCTAACGCAGAATGGTTTCCCACAGAAGAACGTGCATTTGCTCAGGGTTTATTTAACTCTGGCGCTGCTATCGGCGGTATTATTGCAATACCAGCTATCGCATTTATGACCGTTTATTTTAGTTGGCAGATGATATTCGTTATCGTTGGTATTCTAGGGTTATTATGGTTAATACCATGGTTAATATTAGTAAAAGCTCCACCAAAAAATCATCCTTGGATTTCTGATGAAGAACGAAACTATATCTTAACAGGTCAAAAAAACCAAGATATAGATAACGATGGTACTCCAGACGAAGGGTATAACCCAGACACTTCCAAACTTTTAAAGCATAAACAAAGTTGGGGCGTAATCATTGCCTCAGCGGCTATCGATCCTATTTGGTGGCTTTTTGTTGTATGGATTCCTATATATCTAAATGAGGTTTACGGTATGGACGTAAAAACTATTGGTATTTATGGATGGGTACCATATGTAGGCGCTATGCTAGGTGCTTGGTTCGGCGGACTTTTTGCTCAGAATCGATTAAAGGCAGGATGGACTGTCGATAAAACTAGAAAAATAATAATCACGATAGGTTGCTTAATTATGTTACCAAGTTTGTTAGCAATGGCTAACCCAGGTGGACCTACCGGAGCCGTACTAATTATGGCGCTAATATTATTTGGTTTTCAAACCGCAATTGGCAATGTTCAAACTTTACCAAGTGATTTTTTTGGAGGAAAAACAATAGGAACTTTATCAGGTATAGCAGGAATGGCTGCTAAGTTAACAGCTGCCGCATTAATTTATTTAGTGCCTTGGTTAACTTCTGGTGGTAATTACACACCTGCATTTGTTATAGGTGCAACAATGGCAATTATTGCTTTAGCAAGTATCTGGTTATTATGCGGTAAAATTGAGCCGTTAAATGAAAATAAACTGAATTAA
- a CDS encoding SDR family NAD(P)-dependent oxidoreductase, producing the protein MSTEGKVAVITGATGGIGFEVAKRLGQDGFTVILNGIDDAAGAQRIKELTAEGITAEYLGFDVTNEEAVTKNIKAIGDKYGKIDTLVNNAGGLGGRSRFEEMTTEFYRSVMALNLDSTFFASRAAIPYLKKGEHPSIINYTSNAAWTAGGPGAGIYGTSKAGVNAITRALAKDLAEYGIRVNAVSPGTIDTPFHAQIKATKPEVFASWANNIMLGRLGQPGDVAGVVSFLAGKDAAFITAETIQIGGGQALGI; encoded by the coding sequence ATGAGTACAGAAGGAAAAGTAGCAGTAATTACAGGAGCAACTGGTGGAATCGGTTTTGAAGTTGCCAAAAGATTAGGACAAGACGGATTTACAGTAATCTTGAATGGAATAGATGACGCAGCTGGTGCACAAAGAATCAAAGAACTTACTGCAGAAGGTATTACTGCTGAGTACTTAGGGTTTGATGTTACCAATGAAGAAGCAGTAACTAAAAACATCAAAGCTATTGGTGACAAGTATGGTAAAATTGACACCCTTGTAAACAATGCAGGTGGATTAGGTGGTAGATCTCGTTTCGAAGAAATGACTACTGAATTTTACAGATCAGTAATGGCATTGAACCTTGATTCAACTTTCTTTGCTTCAAGAGCAGCTATCCCTTACCTTAAAAAAGGTGAGCACCCATCTATAATCAACTATACATCTAACGCAGCTTGGACAGCTGGTGGACCAGGTGCTGGTATCTACGGTACTTCAAAAGCAGGTGTTAATGCAATAACTAGAGCTTTAGCAAAAGATCTTGCTGAATATGGTATTAGAGTAAATGCAGTATCTCCTGGTACTATCGATACTCCTTTCCACGCACAGATCAAAGCTACCAAACCAGAAGTTTTTGCTTCATGGGCAAATAATATTATGTTAGGTAGATTAGGTCAACCTGGTGATGTTGCAGGTGTTGTTTCTTTCCTTGCAGGTAAAGATGCAGCTTTCATTACTGCAGAAACTATCCAAATTGGTGGTGGACAAGCTTTAGGTATCTAA
- a CDS encoding 6-phosphofructokinase — protein MSKKSVLILCGGGPAPGINTVISTVAKAFLKDDYRVLGLHEGFKGIFDENPQIKEFDFFHADRIFSRGGSTLIMSRFKPKNEKLNTNLFIDNNVKLLVSIGGDDTASTANRITGFLKKEGISIANIHVPKTIDNDLPLPDRNPTFGFHSAKDEGVRIGNTTYEDARTSQNWFVMSTMGRSAGHLAFGIAASCHYPMMIIPEMFDRTAITFDKVVRMVISSMIKRKIENINYGVALISEGVFHNMPDSELNKCDIKFTYDDHGHPELGNVSKAHIFNMLVQKKLKELGIDIKSRPVELGYELRCCRPIGFDLTLCTVLGLGVKKLFDEGKSGCMVTANSRGEITPLFLSEIQDENGKIAPRLVDINSELAELCLQNLFYLGEDDYEDAKKYVENPSDYDFNKILTEK, from the coding sequence ATGTCGAAAAAATCTGTTTTAATTCTTTGCGGTGGCGGTCCTGCACCTGGTATAAATACCGTAATCAGTACCGTGGCAAAGGCTTTCTTAAAAGATGATTATCGCGTTTTAGGATTACACGAAGGCTTTAAAGGAATTTTTGATGAAAATCCTCAAATCAAGGAATTCGATTTTTTCCATGCCGATAGGATTTTCAGTAGAGGTGGCTCTACATTAATAATGAGCCGTTTTAAACCTAAAAACGAAAAACTAAACACTAACCTGTTTATTGATAATAATGTAAAACTGTTGGTAAGTATTGGTGGTGACGATACTGCTTCTACTGCCAACAGAATTACAGGTTTTTTGAAGAAAGAAGGTATTTCAATTGCTAACATTCACGTACCTAAAACCATTGATAACGATTTACCGTTACCAGATAGAAACCCAACATTTGGTTTTCATTCTGCAAAAGATGAAGGTGTACGTATTGGCAATACTACTTATGAAGATGCTCGTACCAGTCAAAACTGGTTTGTGATGTCTACCATGGGTCGTTCTGCAGGGCATTTGGCATTCGGTATTGCAGCAAGTTGCCACTACCCTATGATGATTATACCAGAAATGTTTGACCGCACTGCTATCACCTTTGATAAGGTAGTAAGAATGGTCATCTCTTCAATGATCAAACGTAAAATTGAAAACATCAATTACGGTGTCGCACTAATTAGTGAAGGGGTTTTTCATAATATGCCAGACTCTGAATTAAATAAATGTGATATTAAATTCACCTATGATGACCATGGGCACCCAGAATTAGGAAATGTAAGTAAAGCGCATATTTTTAATATGCTCGTTCAAAAAAAATTAAAGGAGTTAGGTATTGATATCAAAAGTAGACCTGTTGAACTAGGCTACGAATTACGTTGTTGCAGGCCTATTGGTTTTGACCTTACCTTATGTACGGTTTTAGGTCTTGGCGTAAAAAAATTATTTGACGAAGGTAAAAGTGGTTGTATGGTTACTGCGAATTCTAGAGGTGAAATTACGCCACTATTCTTATCAGAAATTCAAGATGAGAACGGTAAAATTGCCCCTCGTTTGGTAGATATTAATTCAGAATTGGCAGAATTATGCTTGCAAAACTTATTTTATTTAGGTGAAGACGATTATGAGGATGCAAAAAAATATGTAGAAAACCCTTCGGACTACGATTTCAACAAAATTTTAACTGAGAAATAA
- a CDS encoding response regulator, which produces MFKKVLIAEDMEDINKGVFSLLTELGISQIDQVQYCDDAYLKVKRANLDGESFDLVISDLSFKVDHRSQTYTSGHSLVEKLKTEFPELKVIVYSVEDRLQAVRTLFNQHHIDAYVCKSRDGLKNLTQAINEIAEGNTFLSPEVANAFSSENELEIDDYDISLLDHLSKGLSQDEISALYRKENISPASLSSIEKRLNKLRIQFNANNAIHLVAIVKDLGLI; this is translated from the coding sequence ATGTTCAAAAAAGTTTTAATCGCGGAAGATATGGAAGACATCAACAAAGGTGTATTTTCATTACTGACCGAATTAGGGATTTCACAAATAGACCAAGTACAGTATTGTGATGATGCCTACCTAAAAGTTAAAAGAGCCAACCTAGATGGTGAATCTTTTGATTTGGTTATTTCTGACCTATCTTTTAAAGTAGACCACAGATCACAAACCTACACCTCTGGGCATTCACTAGTAGAAAAATTGAAAACGGAATTTCCAGAATTAAAAGTAATTGTGTATTCTGTTGAAGATAGATTACAAGCCGTAAGAACGCTATTTAACCAACATCATATTGATGCTTATGTATGTAAGAGTAGAGACGGACTCAAAAATCTTACCCAAGCTATCAATGAAATAGCTGAAGGCAATACCTTTTTATCTCCTGAAGTGGCTAACGCATTTAGTAGTGAAAATGAACTAGAGATAGATGATTACGATATTTCTCTTCTAGATCATCTTAGTAAAGGATTATCTCAAGATGAGATTAGCGCTTTATATAGAAAAGAAAATATTTCACCTGCTAGCTTAAGTTCTATTGAAAAACGATTAAATAAATTGCGTATTCAATTCAATGCCAACAATGCCATACACCTAGTGGCTATTGTGAAAGATTTAGGGCTGATTTAA
- a CDS encoding bifunctional 4-hydroxy-2-oxoglutarate aldolase/2-dehydro-3-deoxy-phosphogluconate aldolase codes for MAQYSRIEVANVMKETGMVPLFYHPDVELGKKVLQACYDGGARLMEFTARGDFAFEVFSELNKYAIKNLPGMIMGVGSITDAGAASYYMSIGANFIVTPSLREDIAIVCNRRKVLWSPGCGSLTEINKAEEMGCEIVKLFPGDLYGPGFVKGIKGPQPWTSIMPTGGVSTDESNLKGWFDAGVTCVGMGSKLISKDILANKDYAGLEALVKNTLATIKKLRS; via the coding sequence ATGGCACAATATTCAAGAATAGAAGTAGCAAACGTAATGAAGGAAACCGGTATGGTTCCTTTATTTTATCACCCAGATGTAGAATTAGGTAAAAAGGTTTTACAAGCTTGTTATGATGGTGGTGCACGTTTAATGGAATTTACCGCTCGTGGCGATTTCGCTTTCGAAGTATTTTCAGAATTAAACAAATACGCTATCAAAAACTTACCAGGTATGATTATGGGTGTAGGGTCTATTACAGATGCCGGTGCCGCTTCATACTATATGTCTATTGGTGCTAATTTTATTGTAACACCTTCTTTAAGAGAAGATATTGCAATTGTTTGTAACCGTAGAAAAGTATTATGGTCTCCTGGTTGTGGGTCATTGACCGAAATCAACAAAGCCGAAGAAATGGGCTGTGAGATTGTAAAATTATTCCCTGGTGACCTTTACGGACCTGGTTTCGTTAAAGGTATTAAAGGACCTCAACCTTGGACAAGCATTATGCCTACCGGCGGTGTAAGTACAGATGAATCTAACCTTAAAGGTTGGTTTGATGCAGGTGTTACTTGTGTTGGTATGGGATCAAAACTTATTAGTAAAGACATTTTAGCAAATAAAGATTACGCTGGTTTAGAAGCTTTAGTAAAAAATACTTTGGCTACTATTAAAAAGTTGCGTTCATAA
- a CDS encoding tetratricopeptide repeat-containing sensor histidine kinase: protein MKYNKVSFIIHLCNIIVFAFSFSLSAKAQTSSDNSIYYRNAIVNPTEPNDLPSGIHFFTKKKDKDLELNDTLNAIYDLRLLSIAEFKIGNNFNSENHAVEALNIIESMGTKDTLIDSRVGLYNQLGRIYRTSNNPTEAIRTFDKALEIANKLKDSVIILNNKANVYKDELDYIKALDIYTLLHKKQAQLNTYELALVADNLGQVQSKLNLPEGLQNLKNALELREKNNDFIGQHSSNTHLAEFYLDKKDTTIAKMYAEKALALSGKINSSSFKLEAISTLMNMDRNPLLHEYKKLTDSITNAKQIAENKNAFLKYNVAEEQKKTQASILLQEIESRKRLAYQSLAFIIFLILVGSYFIYRNRYRKAKIEEIYKTETRIAKKVHDEVANDMYKVMTSLENNSGVDSNVIDEMEKIYTKTRDISRENSAIDLRNDFDLQLNDLLLGYKNNKVNVITRNLSKMPWNTVTEHKKTAIYRVLQELMTNMRKHSKASFVTLIFKKEGSKIQIIYRDNGVGCDLFKKNGLQHTESRIASLNGTINFESKQGDGFKASIII, encoded by the coding sequence ATGAAATACAACAAGGTTTCATTTATAATACATCTTTGCAATATTATAGTTTTTGCATTTAGCTTTTCTTTAAGCGCCAAAGCACAAACATCTTCTGATAATTCTATTTATTATCGTAATGCCATTGTAAACCCTACAGAACCAAATGACCTACCCTCAGGCATTCATTTTTTTACCAAAAAAAAAGATAAAGATTTAGAACTAAATGACACCTTAAATGCTATTTATGACTTAAGGCTATTGTCTATTGCCGAGTTTAAAATAGGAAACAACTTTAATAGCGAAAATCATGCAGTAGAAGCTTTGAATATCATTGAATCAATGGGCACTAAAGACACGTTGATTGATTCTAGGGTTGGACTATACAACCAACTAGGCCGAATTTATAGAACTTCTAATAATCCTACAGAAGCAATAAGAACTTTTGACAAGGCTTTAGAGATAGCGAATAAATTAAAGGACAGCGTTATTATTTTAAACAATAAAGCAAATGTTTATAAAGACGAATTAGATTATATCAAAGCTCTTGACATTTATACTTTACTACATAAAAAACAAGCACAATTAAATACCTACGAACTAGCTCTAGTCGCAGACAATTTAGGACAAGTACAATCTAAACTGAATTTACCTGAAGGTTTACAAAATTTAAAAAACGCATTAGAGTTACGCGAAAAAAATAATGACTTTATTGGTCAACACTCGAGCAACACCCATTTAGCTGAATTTTATCTCGATAAAAAAGACACTACCATAGCGAAAATGTATGCAGAGAAGGCATTAGCCTTATCAGGTAAAATTAATAGTAGTTCCTTTAAGCTTGAAGCTATTTCAACGCTTATGAATATGGATAGAAACCCGTTACTTCATGAATACAAAAAGCTGACAGACAGCATTACAAATGCCAAACAAATAGCAGAAAACAAAAATGCTTTTCTAAAATACAATGTTGCTGAAGAACAGAAAAAAACCCAAGCCAGCATTTTACTTCAAGAAATAGAATCTCGCAAACGACTTGCATATCAATCTCTAGCCTTCATCATTTTTTTAATCTTAGTTGGTTCTTATTTTATCTATCGCAACAGATACCGTAAAGCTAAAATTGAAGAAATCTATAAAACGGAAACCAGAATTGCTAAAAAAGTACATGATGAAGTAGCTAATGACATGTATAAAGTGATGACCTCACTTGAAAATAATTCGGGTGTTGACAGCAATGTTATTGATGAAATGGAGAAGATTTATACAAAAACTAGAGATATTTCAAGAGAAAATAGCGCTATTGACCTAAGAAATGATTTTGATCTTCAATTAAATGATCTATTGCTTGGCTACAAAAATAACAAGGTAAATGTGATTACCCGCAACCTTTCTAAAATGCCATGGAATACTGTAACAGAACATAAAAAAACCGCTATTTATAGGGTGTTACAAGAGCTTATGACCAATATGCGCAAGCATAGCAAAGCATCATTTGTTACACTAATTTTCAAAAAAGAAGGGTCTAAAATTCAAATAATTTACCGCGACAATGGGGTTGGTTGTGATCTTTTTAAAAAAAATGGACTCCAACATACGGAATCCCGTATCGCTTCTTTAAATGGAACTATTAATTTTGAATCTAAGCAAGGTGATGGCTTTAAGGCATCAATAATAATTTAA
- a CDS encoding sugar kinase: MKKVVTFGEIMLRLAPEGFLRFSQANRFDAIYGGGESNVAVSLANYGVPVDFVTRLPKNDIGECAMMEMRKRGVGVDKIVYGGDRLGIYFLETGAVSRGSKVVYDRAHSAIAEIESGMIDWDAVFEGVEWFHWTGITPAISQGAADVCLEAVKAASAKGITISTDLNYRAKLWTFCDDAHREKIMSGLTEYCDVILGNEEDAEKHFGIHPEGLDVHKDGADVKAEAFLSVCKQMMKKFPKAKKVITTLRGSISASHNTWAGVLWDGSKMYETRQYQITDIVDRVGGGDSFMGGLIYGLLKYPEDDQNALDFAVAASCLKHTIKGDANLVTVSEVEKLMGGDASGRVAR; this comes from the coding sequence ATGAAAAAAGTAGTAACATTCGGCGAAATAATGCTTCGCTTAGCTCCAGAAGGATTTTTGAGATTTTCACAAGCAAATAGATTTGATGCTATTTACGGTGGTGGCGAATCTAACGTAGCTGTTTCTTTAGCTAATTATGGCGTTCCTGTAGATTTCGTAACACGTTTACCTAAGAATGATATTGGTGAATGTGCAATGATGGAAATGCGTAAAAGAGGTGTTGGTGTAGATAAAATTGTTTATGGTGGCGATCGTTTAGGTATCTATTTCTTAGAAACTGGTGCAGTATCTAGAGGTAGTAAAGTAGTATACGATAGAGCACATTCTGCTATTGCTGAAATTGAATCTGGCATGATCGATTGGGATGCCGTTTTTGAAGGTGTAGAATGGTTTCATTGGACGGGTATTACACCTGCAATTTCTCAAGGAGCTGCAGATGTTTGTTTAGAAGCTGTAAAAGCTGCTAGTGCAAAAGGAATTACTATTTCTACCGATTTAAATTATAGAGCTAAACTTTGGACATTCTGTGATGATGCACATAGAGAAAAAATCATGTCTGGCTTAACTGAATATTGTGATGTTATCTTAGGAAACGAAGAAGATGCTGAAAAGCACTTTGGCATTCACCCAGAAGGACTTGACGTTCATAAAGATGGTGCTGATGTAAAAGCGGAAGCATTCTTATCTGTATGTAAGCAGATGATGAAAAAATTCCCTAAAGCTAAAAAGGTAATTACAACTTTAAGAGGTTCTATTTCTGCATCGCATAACACATGGGCAGGTGTATTATGGGATGGTTCTAAAATGTACGAAACGCGTCAATACCAAATTACAGATATCGTTGACCGTGTTGGTGGTGGAGATTCTTTCATGGGTGGTTTAATCTACGGATTATTGAAATACCCAGAAGATGATCAGAATGCACTTGATTTTGCTGTAGCTGCATCATGCTTAAAGCATACTATTAAAGGTGATGCCAACCTGGTAACAGTTTCTGAAGTAGAGAAACTAATGGGTGGTGATGCTTCTGGTAGAGTTGCTAGATAA